The genome window GCTACCCGGCGTCGGTGGCGGCCGCGTCATGGGACTCGGTCATCTTCGACCTGGGCAGGGAGTCGCTGGTGCGGATCCCGACCCTGGAACCGCTGCGCGGGACCAGGGCGCACGTGGGTGAGCTGCTCGACGCCGCGAGCAGCGCCGAGGAGCTCGTGGACTCCCTGACCAAGGGGTGAGGCACCACGCTTCGTGCACGTCAGCAGCGGGCGGATGATCGAAACGACGCCCGCATGGCTGTGGGCGAACGGGTGGTCGGATGGGTAGTGTTCAGAGCATGGATGTCCGGCATCGTCGGCCGGCATCCGCCGAGTGCGACCACCGGGAGGCAAGATGTCGCAGGAAAAGGTTCAGCGGCACGGCGGCGGCGACGGCGAAGAGGAATCGGGTCCCGAGGCCGCCGGTCAGGAACGTCGCGAGAAGCTCGGCGAGGACGTCGACGCCATCCTGGACGAGATCGACGACGTCCTGGAGGAGAACGCCGAGGACTTCGTCCGCGCCTACGTGCAGAAGGGCGGCCAGTAGTCCGGATCGGCGCGTGCGCCGTCGGCGGTTCGGGCCGGTGTGGACACCGGCCCGGCACCGCCCTGGCGCGGCCCGGCGCGGTGCGGTGGCGCACCGCGCGGGCGCGGACGGTCCCGTACCCGCGCCGATCTTGACTAGAGTGCAGTCCTGTCCTCAGGTCACAGGTTTTGTCGTGACACCAGTTAGAGCAGGAGACGATGTCGCCGATGGAATCCAGCTCGACCCGGTTCCCGGGCCAGGCCCTGCCCGCCGCCTACCTCACCCCGGGATCGTCGTCGTTCACCGACTTCCTCCGGGCCGCGGCCCCGGAACTGATGCCGGGTAGCCGCCCGGTCCCCGACGGCGCCGTGGAGGCCCCGCACGGGACCACCATCGTCGCCCTCACCTTCCGCGGCGGAGTGCTGCTGGCCGGGGACCGCCGGGCGACGATGGGCAACCTCATCGCCCAGCGGGACATGGAGAAGCTCTACGTCACCGACGACTACTCCGCCGTGGGCATCGCGGGCACCGCGGGCATCGCACTGGAGATGGTGCGGCTCTACGCCATCGAACTGGAGCACTACGAGAAGCTCGAAGGCGTTTCGCTGTCGCTGGACGGCAAGGCCAACAAGCTCGCCACGATGCTGCGCGGCAACCTCCAGGGCGCGATGGCGGGCCTGGCGGTGCTGCCGCTGTTCGCGGGCTTCGACGTCGACGCCGACGATCCCGACCGCGCCGGCCGGATCGTCTCCTACGACATCACCGGCGGCCGCTACAACGAGCTCGGCGGCTACCACGCGGTCGGCTCCGGATCGCTTTTCGCCAAGTCCGCGCTGAAGAAGCGCTTCGACCCCGACGCCGACGCCGACGCCGCGGTGCGCACCGCGGTCGAGGCGCTCTACGACGCCGCCGACGACGACACCGCGACCGGCGGGCCCGACCTGTCGCGCCGGATCTTCCCGTCGATCATCACCATCACCGGCGCCGAGGGCGCGACGCGGGTGTCCGAGGAGCGTGCGGCCGAGGTCGCCGCCGAGGTCGTCAACGGCCGCATGCAGAACCCGGGCGGCTGAGCCCACCCACCCCTGCTCACCGAGAAACCTCGCCGCCCGGGCGCGGGCGAACGATTCGATCCAGGAGTGCACAGTCGTGACGATGCCGTTCTACACCTCCCCCGAGCAGCTGATGCGGGAGCGTTCCGAGCTCGCTCGCAAGGGCATCGCCAGGGGACGCAGCGTGGTGGTCCTCAAGTACGCAGGCGGCGTGTTGTTCGTGGCCGAGAACCCGTC of Saccharopolyspora erythraea contains these proteins:
- a CDS encoding ubiquitin-like protein Pup, producing the protein MSQEKVQRHGGGDGEEESGPEAAGQERREKLGEDVDAILDEIDDVLEENAEDFVRAYVQKGGQ
- the prcB gene encoding proteasome subunit beta codes for the protein MESSSTRFPGQALPAAYLTPGSSSFTDFLRAAAPELMPGSRPVPDGAVEAPHGTTIVALTFRGGVLLAGDRRATMGNLIAQRDMEKLYVTDDYSAVGIAGTAGIALEMVRLYAIELEHYEKLEGVSLSLDGKANKLATMLRGNLQGAMAGLAVLPLFAGFDVDADDPDRAGRIVSYDITGGRYNELGGYHAVGSGSLFAKSALKKRFDPDADADAAVRTAVEALYDAADDDTATGGPDLSRRIFPSIITITGAEGATRVSEERAAEVAAEVVNGRMQNPGG